One Equus caballus isolate H_3958 breed thoroughbred chromosome 14, TB-T2T, whole genome shotgun sequence DNA segment encodes these proteins:
- the PRR16 gene encoding protein Largen isoform X2, protein MPEKVVDQIDTLTSDLQLEDEMTDSSKTDTLNSSSSGTTASSIEKIKVQANAPLIKPPAHPSAILTVLRKPNPPPPPPRLTPVKREEPQRVAPTVNPVKTNGTLLRNGGLPGAPNKIPNGDICFIPSSNLDKAPVQPLTHRPEKDRCPQAGPRERVRFNEKVQYHGYCPDCDTRYNIKNREIHLHSEPVHLQGKLPHQGPLLPPPPHLPPFPLENGGLGISHSNSFPPLRPATVPPPTAPKPQKTILRKSTTTTV, encoded by the coding sequence GTGGTTGACCAGATTGACACCCTGACCTCTGACCTACAGCTGGAGGATGAGATGACTGACAGCTCCAAAACGGACACCCTAAATAGCAGCTCCAGTGGCACCACGGCCTCCAGCATAGAGAAGATCAAAGTGCAGGCCAACGCACCTCTCATTAAACCCCCAGCACACCCTTCTGCTATCCTCACAGTCCTGAGAAAGCCAAaccctccaccacctcctccacGGTTGACACCTGTGAAGCGTGAAGAGCCCCAAAGAGTGGCGCCAACTGTCAATCCTGTAAAGACCAATGGCACCCTTCTGCGCAATGGAGGCTTACCTGGGGCACCCAACAAGATTCCAAATGGAGACATCTGCTTCATACCTAGTAGTAATTTGGACAAGGCTCCAGTGCAGCCTCTGACGCATAGACCTGAAAAAGACAGGTGTCCCCAGGCAGGACCTCGGGAACGAGTTCGGTTTAATGAAAAAGTGCAGTACCATGGCTATTGTCCTGACTGTGACACCCGGTATAACATAAAAAACAGGGAGATCCACTTACATAGTGAACCTGTCCACCTGCAAGGAAAGCTTCCTCACCAAGGCCCTCTGctcccccctccaccccatcTCCCTCCTTTTCCACTAGAAAATGGGGGACTGGGAATCAGCCACAGTAACAGCTTCCCCCCTCTCAGACCTGCAACTGTGCCTCCTCCCACTGCACCAAAACCACAGAAGACGATCTTGAGGAAATCAACCACTACAACAGTGTGA